One window of Pseudomonas sp. FP198 genomic DNA carries:
- a CDS encoding addiction module antidote protein, producing MSQNLTTFDMAALLDSDEAISEYLSQVLADGDSEEFLRAIGYVAKARGMAQIAKDSGLGRESLYKAFAPGSKPRFDTVLKVIHALGIDLHAQPGHGAVHSPT from the coding sequence ATGAGCCAAAACCTGACGACATTTGATATGGCTGCGCTGCTCGATAGCGATGAAGCAATCAGCGAATACCTTTCTCAGGTGTTGGCTGACGGTGACAGCGAGGAGTTTCTTCGAGCGATAGGTTACGTAGCCAAGGCCCGCGGCATGGCCCAGATCGCCAAAGACTCCGGCTTGGGGCGAGAAAGCTTATACAAGGCGTTCGCACCTGGATCAAAACCGAGATTTGATACCGTGCTCAAGGTCATTCATGCGCTAGGCATTGATCTTCATGCGCAGCCTGGGCATGGAGCCGTACATTCGCCTACATAA
- a CDS encoding type II toxin-antitoxin system RelE/ParE family toxin, translating to MNYLIQQTQTFSAWHSSIRDLRAKIAIARRIDRAAAGNLGDVKAVGDGISELRVDVGAGYRVYFTMRGGVVIVLLAGGDKSSQNADIRRAKKLAKEI from the coding sequence ATGAACTATCTCATCCAGCAAACGCAGACATTCTCTGCTTGGCATTCATCGATCCGTGACCTGCGAGCAAAAATCGCCATCGCCCGCCGCATTGATCGTGCCGCAGCAGGCAACTTGGGCGATGTGAAAGCGGTCGGTGATGGGATTTCAGAGTTGCGCGTGGACGTAGGCGCTGGGTACAGGGTCTATTTCACCATGCGCGGTGGAGTGGTCATCGTGCTACTGGCAGGTGGTGACAAATCTTCACAAAATGCTGATATTCGGCGAGCGAAAAAATTGGCAAAGGAGATTTGA
- a CDS encoding cytochrome c, translated as MSKRLPNTFSPITKMLYIAALGILSLIQPLSSFADNANGKTLYLQRCAMCHGTDLKATGPLARKSNPPTPDLTTSAFQKRLSDYPGVIVSSIILRPNGDLIPNTLRENGVRLPPHAWSVMDLRDLNQYMSGVIGRNR; from the coding sequence ATGAGCAAACGCTTGCCGAACACTTTTTCGCCTATTACGAAAATGTTGTACATCGCTGCGCTAGGAATCTTATCGCTCATCCAGCCTTTGTCTTCCTTTGCGGATAACGCCAACGGCAAGACCCTCTATTTGCAGAGGTGTGCCATGTGCCATGGAACAGACCTCAAGGCAACGGGACCACTGGCTAGAAAAAGCAACCCACCCACACCAGACCTCACGACGTCCGCCTTCCAAAAGCGACTGAGTGATTATCCAGGCGTTATCGTGTCCTCGATAATCCTTCGTCCGAATGGCGACTTGATTCCAAACACGTTGCGAGAGAACGGTGTCAGGTTACCGCCACATGCTTGGAGCGTTATGGATCTGCGCGATTTGAATCAGTATATGAGCGGGGTGATTGGGAGAAATCGGTGA
- a CDS encoding AAA family ATPase translates to MLIVFSGLPGTGKTTIAKDLAVTTGAVYLRVDTIEQAIRNSGAFAQDVGRSGYMVANELALSNLRLGGIVIVDCVNPVLESRIAWSDIALRAGSLLANIEVICSDKHEHRRRVETRAGDIPGLIPSTWQSVLDHEYEPWVKAPFCIDTASASPVQAVSMIINRFLSGGSVGDV, encoded by the coding sequence ATGCTTATCGTCTTCAGCGGCCTTCCCGGCACCGGAAAAACGACTATTGCCAAGGATCTTGCCGTTACGACGGGCGCCGTGTACCTGCGCGTCGATACGATTGAGCAGGCGATTCGAAACTCTGGCGCTTTTGCGCAAGATGTGGGGCGCAGTGGTTACATGGTTGCTAATGAGCTGGCCCTGAGTAATCTACGCTTGGGCGGCATCGTCATCGTTGATTGCGTCAATCCCGTCCTGGAAAGCCGAATCGCGTGGAGCGACATCGCCTTACGGGCTGGTAGCCTATTGGCAAACATTGAAGTGATCTGCTCCGATAAACACGAACATCGACGCCGGGTCGAAACAAGAGCGGGTGATATTCCCGGGCTGATACCATCCACTTGGCAGTCAGTCCTGGATCATGAATATGAGCCATGGGTCAAAGCACCGTTTTGCATAGACACGGCCTCTGCCTCTCCGGTGCAAGCGGTCTCGATGATCATCAATCGATTCCTGTCTGGCGGTAGCGTCGGCGATGTCTAA
- a CDS encoding DUF2867 domain-containing protein translates to MREFEFIKSVPVPSRSGITHLYKPMDLADAFAIRLPAGTSCSPDLLARFILSHQPSWIGWLLTVRDTIVACFGLKTARHLASLANRVGAFKVYSTDQTEIVLGEDDKHLDFRISILCSEEAEPEGSRQLVFSTVVRCHNRFGRAYIFVIAPFHRLVVRASLLRAARIGWPLAACA, encoded by the coding sequence ATGCGAGAATTCGAGTTCATTAAGTCCGTGCCTGTCCCCTCAAGGTCCGGTATTACCCACCTTTACAAGCCGATGGACCTGGCGGATGCCTTTGCGATTCGGCTCCCGGCGGGCACATCCTGTAGCCCGGATTTACTGGCTCGATTCATCCTTTCCCACCAGCCCTCCTGGATCGGATGGCTCCTGACAGTCCGGGACACTATCGTTGCCTGTTTTGGACTCAAGACAGCCAGACATCTGGCCTCACTGGCCAATCGGGTTGGCGCCTTCAAGGTCTACAGCACAGACCAGACTGAAATCGTGTTGGGAGAGGACGACAAGCACCTCGACTTTCGGATATCGATCCTGTGTTCTGAAGAAGCGGAGCCAGAAGGCAGTCGCCAACTGGTGTTTTCAACCGTGGTCCGGTGCCACAACCGTTTTGGCCGGGCCTATATCTTCGTTATTGCCCCATTTCACCGTTTGGTGGTCAGGGCCAGCCTGCTCCGTGCAGCACGCATCGGTTGGCCTCTGGCTGCCTGCGCCTGA